The following are encoded in a window of Bacillus xiapuensis genomic DNA:
- the sdaAB gene encoding L-serine ammonia-lyase, iron-sulfur-dependent subunit beta gives MKYKSVFDIIGPVMIGPSSSHTAGAARIGRVARELFGREPKWATVSLYGSFAQTYKGHATDVALIGGLLGFDPCDERIKDAITLAKSRGMKIQFIEEVAVPAHPNTARIRIGDSTGEMELAGISIGGGKIEITELNGFELKLSGHHPAILVVHNDRFGAIATVANELAKHQINIGHMEVSRKAKGEMAMMTIEVDHAIDEEVLDDIRLLPNVIQVARIAD, from the coding sequence ATGAAATATAAAAGCGTTTTTGATATTATTGGCCCGGTGATGATTGGGCCTTCCAGTTCACATACGGCTGGAGCGGCAAGAATTGGCCGGGTTGCCAGGGAGTTATTCGGCAGAGAACCCAAGTGGGCGACTGTGTCTTTATACGGTTCATTTGCTCAAACGTATAAAGGGCATGCAACAGATGTAGCGCTCATCGGCGGCTTGTTGGGTTTCGACCCTTGTGATGAACGAATCAAAGATGCGATTACTTTAGCGAAAAGCCGGGGAATGAAGATTCAATTTATCGAAGAAGTGGCGGTTCCTGCTCATCCCAACACGGCAAGAATCCGCATAGGGGACAGCACTGGAGAAATGGAACTTGCCGGTATTTCGATTGGCGGGGGCAAGATTGAAATCACGGAGCTAAACGGATTTGAATTAAAGCTTTCGGGTCATCATCCCGCTATATTAGTTGTTCATAATGACCGCTTCGGTGCGATTGCAACCGTCGCTAACGAGCTGGCAAAACATCAGATTAACATCGGCCATATGGAAGTTTCCCGGAAAGCCAAAGGAGAAATGGCGATGATGACTATTGAAGTGGATCATGCGATTGATGAAGAAGTGCTGGATGATATCCGCTTGCTGCCCAATGTCATCCAAGTTGCTCGGATCGCCGACTGA
- the sdaAA gene encoding L-serine ammonia-lyase, iron-sulfur-dependent, subunit alpha has product MLKSVAELVELAQCQHKKISDIMIEQEMSLAEKSYKEVLSIMERNLEVMEKAVDRGLKGVQSLTGLTGGDAVLLQEYIQKGNALSGPLLLDAVSKAVATNEVNAAMGTICATPTAGSAGVVPGTLFAVQERLKPTKEEKIRFLFTAGAFGYVVANNASISGAAGGCQAEVGSASGMAAAAIVEMAGGTPAQSAEAMAITLKNMLGLVCDPVAGLVEVPCVKRNAMGAANAIVAADMALAGITSRIPCDEVIEAMYQIGQTMPVALRETAGGGLAATPTGRKLEGQIYGTRNSSNRE; this is encoded by the coding sequence TTGCTTAAAAGTGTGGCTGAGTTGGTTGAGCTGGCTCAATGCCAGCATAAAAAAATTTCAGATATTATGATTGAGCAGGAAATGAGCCTCGCGGAAAAATCATATAAGGAAGTCCTATCCATTATGGAAAGAAACTTGGAAGTAATGGAGAAAGCGGTGGATCGCGGACTGAAAGGCGTACAATCTCTTACAGGGCTAACCGGGGGAGATGCAGTCCTCCTGCAGGAGTATATTCAAAAGGGGAATGCGCTCTCGGGGCCTTTATTGCTGGATGCAGTCAGCAAAGCTGTGGCGACGAATGAAGTGAATGCAGCGATGGGCACTATTTGTGCCACGCCGACGGCCGGGAGCGCCGGCGTCGTTCCCGGAACATTATTTGCCGTTCAAGAAAGATTAAAGCCGACAAAAGAAGAGAAAATTCGTTTTTTGTTTACGGCGGGTGCTTTCGGATATGTTGTGGCGAATAATGCCTCTATTTCAGGAGCAGCTGGAGGATGCCAGGCGGAGGTAGGGTCTGCTTCCGGGATGGCGGCGGCAGCAATTGTGGAAATGGCTGGCGGAACACCTGCGCAGAGCGCAGAGGCGATGGCGATCACACTGAAGAATATGCTGGGCCTTGTCTGTGATCCGGTGGCCGGATTAGTCGAAGTGCCGTGCGTGAAAAGGAATGCGATGGGCGCAGCCAATGCGATCGTAGCGGCGGATATGGCGCTTGCCGGCATTACGAGCAGAATCCCATGCGATGAAGTGATAGAGGCAATGTATCAAATTGGCCAAACGATGCCCGTTGCCTTAAGGGAGACAGCGGGAGGAGGTCTCGCTGCCACGCCAACCGGGCGCAAGCTGGAGGGACAAATATATGGAACGCGAAACAGCAGTAACAGAGAGTAA